The Comamonas sp. GB3 AK4-5 genome includes a region encoding these proteins:
- the pyrH gene encoding UMP kinase — MSQAKPAHKRILLKLSGEALMGDDQFGINRATIERMVSEIAEVTKVGVEVAVVIGGGNIFRGVAGGSAGMDRATADYMGMLATVMNALALADAMDKQGLTARVMSAIGIEQVVEPYVRPKALQYLEEGKVVVFAAGTGNPFFTTDTAAALRGAEIGAEVVLKATKVDGVYTADPVKDPSATRYATLSFDEAISRNLGIMDATAFALCRDQKLPIRVFSIVKPGALLRVVMGNDEGTLVSA; from the coding sequence ATGTCCCAAGCCAAACCAGCCCACAAGCGCATCCTGCTCAAGCTGTCAGGCGAGGCGCTGATGGGGGATGACCAGTTCGGCATCAACCGCGCCACGATCGAGCGCATGGTCTCCGAGATCGCCGAGGTGACCAAGGTGGGGGTGGAAGTGGCCGTGGTGATCGGTGGCGGCAACATCTTCCGTGGCGTGGCTGGCGGCTCTGCCGGCATGGACCGCGCCACGGCGGATTACATGGGCATGCTGGCCACCGTGATGAACGCGCTGGCCCTGGCGGATGCCATGGACAAGCAAGGCCTGACGGCCCGTGTGATGTCGGCCATCGGCATCGAACAGGTGGTCGAGCCCTATGTGCGCCCCAAGGCGCTGCAATATTTGGAAGAAGGCAAGGTGGTGGTCTTTGCTGCCGGCACCGGCAATCCCTTCTTCACCACCGATACCGCAGCCGCATTGCGTGGCGCGGAAATCGGTGCCGAGGTGGTGCTCAAAGCCACCAAGGTGGACGGTGTGTACACTGCAGACCCCGTCAAAGACCCGAGCGCCACGCGTTACGCCACGCTGTCGTTTGATGAGGCGATTTCGCGCAACCTGGGCATCATGGATGCCACGGCTTTCGCTTTGTGCCGTGACCAGAAGCTGCCCATCCGCGTGTTCTCCATCGTCAAGCCTGGCGCGCTGCTGCGTGTGGTCATGGGTAATGATGAAGGCACCCTGGTGTCCGCTTAA
- the frr gene encoding ribosome recycling factor has protein sequence MTIADIKKNTETKMGQSIEALKNNLSRIRTGRANPQLLDSIHVDYYGSMVPLSQVANLSLLDSRTIGVQPWEKTMAAKVEKAIRESDLGLNPASLGDVIRVPMPPMSEERRKEMTKLARNEGESSKVAIRNLRRDANEGVKKLVKDKEASEDDQKRSEAEIQKLTDKHIAEVDTLVTSKEQDIMAV, from the coding sequence ATGACGATCGCTGACATCAAGAAGAACACCGAAACCAAGATGGGTCAGTCCATCGAGGCTCTGAAGAACAATCTCTCGCGTATCCGTACCGGCCGCGCCAACCCGCAGCTGCTGGACTCCATCCATGTGGACTACTACGGCTCCATGGTGCCGTTGTCGCAGGTGGCCAATCTGTCGCTGCTGGATTCGCGCACCATCGGTGTGCAGCCCTGGGAAAAGACCATGGCTGCCAAGGTGGAAAAGGCCATCCGCGAAAGCGATCTGGGTCTGAACCCCGCTTCGCTGGGTGACGTGATCCGCGTGCCCATGCCTCCCATGAGCGAAGAGCGCCGCAAGGAAATGACCAAGCTGGCCCGCAACGAAGGCGAATCTTCCAAGGTGGCCATCCGCAATCTGCGCCGCGACGCCAACGAAGGTGTGAAGAAGCTGGTCAAGGACAAGGAGGCCTCGGAAGACGATCAAAAGCGTTCCGAAGCCGAAATCCAGAAATTGACCGATAAGCACATTGCCGAGGTGGACACGCTGGTGACCTCCAAGGAACAGGACATCATGGCCGTCTAA
- the uppS gene encoding polyprenyl diphosphate synthase, translating to MTVSTVVPHHVAIVMDGNGRWATKRFLPRLAGHKQGVESLRRCVRACIQRGVRVLTVFAFSSENWNRPAEEVSGLMSLLAMALGREVPSLSAEGVRLHFVGDRQGLSEKVAAGLAQAEQSTAHNERLVLNVCFNYGGRWDIAQAAASLVARGEPITEAGLNGAMALAHVPDPDLFIRTGGEYRISNFLLWQSAYAEFFFSPSLWPDFDEAALDAALQDYASRERRFGQTSAQIQQVAASQVRA from the coding sequence ATGACAGTCTCTACCGTGGTGCCCCACCACGTCGCCATCGTCATGGATGGCAATGGCCGCTGGGCCACTAAGCGTTTCTTGCCGCGCCTGGCCGGTCACAAGCAGGGCGTGGAATCGCTGCGCCGCTGTGTGCGGGCCTGCATTCAGCGTGGCGTGCGGGTGCTGACGGTGTTTGCCTTCTCCTCGGAAAACTGGAATCGCCCGGCCGAGGAGGTCTCCGGCCTCATGTCCTTGCTGGCCATGGCGCTGGGGCGCGAAGTCCCCAGCCTGTCTGCCGAAGGTGTGCGCCTGCATTTTGTGGGCGACCGCCAGGGCCTGAGCGAGAAGGTGGCTGCCGGCCTGGCCCAGGCCGAGCAATCCACGGCGCACAACGAGCGCCTGGTGCTGAATGTGTGCTTCAACTATGGTGGCCGTTGGGACATTGCCCAGGCCGCCGCCAGCTTGGTTGCACGTGGTGAGCCCATCACCGAGGCCGGCCTGAACGGCGCCATGGCGCTGGCCCATGTGCCCGATCCCGATCTGTTCATCCGCACGGGTGGTGAATACCGCATCAGCAACTTTTTGCTGTGGCAATCGGCCTATGCCGAATTCTTTTTCAGTCCCAGCCTGTGGCCGGACTTTGACGAAGCCGCACTGGATGCGGCATTGCAGGACTATGCCAGCCGCGAGCGGCGCTTTGGTCAGACGTCCGCCCAGATCCAACAAGTGGCCGCATCCCAGGTGCGCGCCTGA
- a CDS encoding phosphatidate cytidylyltransferase, whose amino-acid sequence MLKQRVITAMVLLAILLPALFASSPLPFTLLVLVMVAAGAWEWGRLNGFGQAASVATAGVCMALCGLAWQQGWVARDLRLLWLAAGVAWVLGSVALIRLGVPGWAQIPRAVRWAGGVLALWLAWLAVAQARAIGVNFLLSIMALVWAADICAYFAGRRFGLKFTRNKLAPAISPGKSWEGVWGGVAGVLLLALVWVFLDRHFAASVPSFYSQLARAGWPLLIVAAVFMAAMSVVGDLIESLIKRSAGAKDSSNLLPGHGGVLDRIDALLPTLPLAMMLTTLVY is encoded by the coding sequence ATGCTCAAGCAGCGTGTGATTACCGCCATGGTCTTGCTGGCCATTTTGTTGCCCGCGCTGTTTGCCAGCTCGCCGTTGCCCTTCACCTTGCTGGTGTTGGTGATGGTGGCGGCCGGCGCTTGGGAATGGGGGCGTTTAAATGGTTTTGGGCAGGCGGCAAGCGTAGCCACCGCGGGTGTTTGCATGGCCTTGTGTGGCCTGGCCTGGCAGCAGGGCTGGGTGGCGCGTGATCTGCGCCTGCTGTGGCTGGCGGCCGGTGTGGCCTGGGTGCTGGGTAGTGTGGCCCTGATCCGCCTGGGTGTACCTGGCTGGGCGCAGATTCCGCGTGCAGTGCGCTGGGCTGGAGGCGTGCTGGCCTTGTGGCTGGCATGGCTGGCCGTGGCCCAGGCGCGCGCCATCGGGGTGAATTTTCTGCTTTCCATCATGGCCCTGGTCTGGGCGGCGGACATCTGCGCCTATTTTGCCGGCCGCCGTTTTGGCCTGAAATTCACGCGCAACAAGTTGGCGCCCGCCATCAGCCCCGGCAAGAGCTGGGAAGGTGTGTGGGGCGGCGTGGCAGGCGTGCTGCTGCTGGCCCTGGTCTGGGTGTTTCTGGACCGCCATTTTGCGGCCAGCGTGCCCAGCTTTTATTCGCAACTGGCCCGGGCGGGCTGGCCCTTGCTGATCGTGGCGGCGGTGTTCATGGCCGCCATGAGCGTGGTGGGGGATTTGATTGAATCGCTGATCAAGCGCAGCGCAGGCGCCAAGGACAGCAGCAATCTGCTGCCGGGCCATGGCGGTGTGCTGGACCGCATCGATGCGCTGCTGCCGACATTGCCGCTGGCCATGATGCTGACCACCTTGGTGTATTGA
- the ispC gene encoding 1-deoxy-D-xylulose-5-phosphate reductoisomerase: MKQCLTVLGSTGSIGTNTLDVVRRHRETYDIYALSASTQVELMLAQCAEFTPQFAVMASAPHAQQLAEKLKANGLATQVLQAKNALEEIASAEAVDAVMGAIVGAAGLAPCLAAARAGKRLLLANKEALVVGGALFMDTVHAHGCTLLPIDSEHSAIFQCLPEDPGTWAARVDSLLLTASGGPFRQRDPATLAQITPDQACAHPNFAMGRKISVDSATMMNKALEVIEARWLFDMAPDQIKVVVHPQQIIHSMVQFKDASILAQLGTPDMRVPIACGLAWPERIASGVTPLDFAQLSALTFEEADAQRFPGLHLSWQALKAPEGTATVLNAANEVAVAAFLQGQLRFDRIHAVNLSVLEAVVPSCRPESVEALMALDTEARAAATAAVQRW; the protein is encoded by the coding sequence ATGAAACAATGTTTGACGGTGCTGGGCTCTACGGGCTCGATTGGCACCAATACCCTGGATGTGGTGCGCCGGCACCGCGAGACCTACGACATCTATGCCCTCAGCGCCTCCACCCAGGTGGAGCTGATGCTGGCGCAATGTGCCGAATTCACACCGCAGTTCGCCGTGATGGCCAGCGCGCCCCATGCGCAGCAACTGGCGGAAAAACTCAAGGCAAATGGGCTTGCAACGCAGGTTCTGCAAGCAAAGAATGCTCTTGAAGAGATAGCGTCTGCCGAGGCGGTGGATGCCGTGATGGGCGCCATTGTCGGTGCGGCCGGCCTGGCGCCTTGCCTGGCGGCGGCGCGTGCTGGCAAGCGCTTGCTGCTGGCCAACAAGGAAGCGCTGGTCGTGGGTGGTGCCTTGTTCATGGACACGGTGCATGCCCATGGCTGTACGCTGCTGCCCATTGACAGTGAGCACTCCGCCATCTTTCAGTGCTTGCCCGAAGACCCCGGCACCTGGGCTGCCCGTGTGGACAGCCTGCTGCTCACGGCCTCGGGCGGGCCTTTCCGCCAACGCGACCCGGCCACGCTGGCCCAGATTACGCCCGATCAGGCCTGTGCCCATCCGAACTTCGCCATGGGTCGCAAGATCTCGGTGGACTCCGCCACCATGATGAACAAGGCGCTGGAGGTGATTGAGGCGCGCTGGTTGTTTGACATGGCGCCGGACCAGATCAAGGTGGTCGTGCATCCGCAGCAGATCATCCACTCCATGGTGCAGTTCAAGGACGCCTCCATCCTGGCCCAGTTGGGCACGCCCGATATGCGTGTGCCCATTGCCTGCGGCCTGGCCTGGCCTGAGCGCATTGCCAGTGGTGTGACGCCGCTGGACTTTGCACAGTTGTCGGCGCTCACATTTGAGGAGGCGGATGCGCAGCGCTTTCCGGGCCTGCACCTGTCCTGGCAGGCATTGAAGGCACCGGAAGGCACGGCCACGGTGCTGAATGCCGCAAACGAGGTGGCGGTGGCCGCTTTCTTGCAAGGCCAGCTGCGTTTTGACCGCATCCACGCCGTGAACCTGTCGGTGCTGGAGGCTGTGGTGCCGTCTTGCCGGCCAGAGTCGGTGGAGGCGCTGATGGCGCTGGACACCGAGGCCCGGGCAGCAGCCACTGCGGCAGTGCAGCGCTGGTGA
- the rseP gene encoding RIP metalloprotease RseP produces MLTVVAFVLALGILIAVHEWGHYRMAVACGVKVLRFSVGFGKPLLRWRRRSDSTEFVLGALPLGGYVRMLDERDGPVDAAEQHLAFNRQPLRARAAIAAAGPAANLVLAALLYTIVNWVGMPQPQAVLATPVSGSVAQLSGLKGAERVLAVQVGEGDEVAVRSFEQLRWALTQAALEKQDARITWVLVGTSAQHSTLLPLSQLSNNALDGNLGAVIGVQMPWAPPVVERVLPKGVAASAGLQAGDTVRQAFGVQVVDGTQLRELIRQHPGQSSVWDVEREGRKLQLTLVPEVVQDKDAQIGRVGAYIGGAVAMVTVRQGVLEGLWGGITKTWDMSVLSLKMMGRMLIGQASLKNLSGPLTIADYAGKSAGMGLLQYIAFLALISVSLGVLNLLPVPVLDGGHLMYYLWEGIIGRPVTELWMERLQRVGVSVLLVMMCIAFFNDISRLLG; encoded by the coding sequence GTGCTGACTGTTGTGGCATTTGTGCTGGCCCTGGGCATCTTGATTGCCGTGCACGAGTGGGGGCACTACCGTATGGCAGTGGCCTGCGGCGTCAAGGTGCTGCGTTTCTCGGTGGGTTTTGGCAAGCCCTTGCTGCGCTGGCGGCGGCGCAGCGACAGCACGGAATTTGTGCTGGGTGCCCTGCCCCTGGGGGGCTATGTACGCATGCTGGACGAGCGCGATGGTCCGGTGGATGCGGCAGAGCAGCACCTCGCCTTCAATCGCCAGCCGCTGCGCGCGCGCGCAGCCATTGCGGCAGCAGGGCCTGCTGCCAACCTGGTGCTGGCTGCGCTGCTATACACGATAGTCAATTGGGTGGGCATGCCCCAGCCGCAGGCTGTGCTGGCCACGCCGGTTTCGGGCTCGGTGGCCCAGCTCAGCGGCCTGAAAGGCGCGGAGCGGGTGCTTGCCGTGCAGGTGGGGGAGGGTGATGAAGTTGCGGTGCGCTCCTTTGAGCAGCTGCGCTGGGCGCTGACCCAGGCAGCACTCGAAAAGCAGGATGCCCGCATCACCTGGGTGCTGGTGGGTACATCTGCACAGCACAGCACATTGCTGCCCCTGTCTCAGCTTTCAAACAATGCCCTGGACGGTAATTTGGGTGCCGTCATTGGCGTGCAAATGCCCTGGGCCCCGCCCGTGGTGGAACGTGTGCTGCCGAAGGGAGTGGCCGCTTCCGCAGGGCTGCAGGCCGGAGACACCGTGCGCCAGGCATTTGGCGTGCAGGTGGTGGATGGCACGCAGCTGCGGGAGTTGATTCGCCAGCATCCGGGTCAGTCCAGTGTGTGGGATGTGGAGCGCGAGGGGCGCAAGCTGCAACTGACGCTGGTGCCGGAAGTGGTTCAGGACAAGGACGCGCAGATCGGTCGCGTAGGTGCTTACATTGGCGGCGCCGTTGCCATGGTGACGGTGCGACAGGGGGTGTTGGAAGGGTTGTGGGGCGGCATCACCAAGACCTGGGATATGTCGGTGCTCAGCCTGAAAATGATGGGGCGCATGCTGATTGGCCAGGCTTCGCTGAAGAACCTCAGCGGCCCATTGACCATTGCCGATTACGCCGGGAAGTCGGCCGGCATGGGGCTGCTGCAGTACATTGCATTTTTGGCTTTGATCAGCGTCAGCCTGGGTGTGCTGAACCTGTTGCCGGTGCCGGTGCTGGATGGTGGGCACCTGATGTATTATCTCTGGGAGGGAATCATAGGCCGCCCAGTCACTGAATTGTGGATGGAGCGGCTGCAGCGCGTTGGCGTCAGCGTGCTTCTTGTCATGATGTGCATCGCTTTTTTTAACGACATCAGCCGCTTATTGGGCTAA
- the bamA gene encoding outer membrane protein assembly factor BamA — MNQHFKRFGARTASAAAALLCLAQAAWALSPFKVQDIRVEGLQRVEAGTIFASMPLRVGDQYDDEKGAAAIRSLFALGLFKDVRLEADGNVLVVVVEERPTIADVSFVGTKEFDKDTLVKAMRDVGLAEGRPFDKALADRAEQELKRQYINRSLYGAEVVTTVTPMERNRVNLTFSVTEGEPAKINEIHVVGNKAFSESTLKKQLDLDTGGWMSWYTKSDRYARSKLNADLEALRSYYLQRGYLDFRIDSTQVAISPDKEKISLTINVHEGDRFVVSGVSLEGNYLDRDDEFKSLVKVRPGEPYNADLVAETTKAFTDHFGNFGYAFARVDAVPEVDRDNNRVHFVIRSNPSRRAYVRRINVSGNEKTRDEVVRREFRQYESSWYDGDKIKLSRDRVDRLGYFTEVDVETLEVPGSPDQVDLVVNVKEKPTGSIQLGAGFSSAEKVTLSFGIKQENVFGSGNYLGLDVNTSKYNRNLVLSTTDPYFTQDGISRTVDLYYRTSRPYSYYYEGVGSVNTSDMYKIVTQGASIKFGVPFSEIDTVFFGVGIEQTQIKSGLYMPEAYQNYVNEFGSNSTSFPLTMGWSRDSRDSALAPNSGRYQRLNADWSVAGDARYIRGNYQFQQYVPLTKSFTFAFNGELGWGKGLNGRPFPLFKNFYSGGLGSVRGFEQGSLGPIDGTGSYLGGNKKVTLNAEFIAPFPGAGNDKTLRWFTFVDVGNVFGEGVGAEDFSVSNLRASAGLGLSWISPLGPLRLAWANPIRKKSTDRLQKIQFQIGTSF; from the coding sequence ATGAACCAACATTTCAAACGCTTCGGCGCACGCACGGCCTCGGCTGCTGCGGCTTTGCTCTGCTTGGCGCAGGCAGCTTGGGCGCTTTCGCCCTTCAAGGTGCAAGACATTCGCGTGGAGGGCCTGCAGCGCGTGGAAGCGGGCACCATCTTCGCCTCCATGCCACTGCGCGTGGGTGACCAATACGACGACGAAAAAGGCGCTGCAGCCATTCGCTCCCTGTTTGCCCTGGGCCTGTTCAAGGACGTGCGCCTGGAGGCCGATGGCAACGTGCTGGTGGTGGTCGTGGAAGAGCGTCCCACCATTGCCGATGTGAGCTTTGTGGGCACCAAAGAGTTCGACAAGGACACCCTGGTCAAGGCCATGCGCGATGTGGGCCTGGCCGAAGGCCGTCCCTTCGACAAGGCCCTGGCAGACCGTGCCGAGCAGGAGCTCAAGCGCCAGTACATTAACCGCAGCCTGTATGGCGCGGAAGTGGTCACCACGGTCACACCCATGGAGCGCAACCGCGTTAACCTGACCTTCTCGGTGACCGAGGGCGAACCCGCCAAAATCAATGAAATCCATGTGGTGGGCAACAAGGCCTTCAGTGAATCCACGCTGAAAAAGCAGCTGGACCTGGATACCGGTGGCTGGATGAGCTGGTATACCAAGTCGGATCGCTATGCCCGCAGCAAGCTCAATGCCGACCTGGAGGCTCTGCGCTCCTACTATCTGCAGCGCGGCTATCTGGACTTCCGCATCGACTCCACCCAGGTGGCCATCTCGCCGGACAAGGAAAAGATTTCCCTGACCATCAATGTGCACGAAGGCGACCGTTTCGTGGTCTCTGGCGTGTCCCTGGAAGGCAATTACCTGGACCGTGACGACGAGTTCAAGTCGCTGGTCAAGGTGCGTCCCGGCGAGCCCTATAACGCCGACCTGGTGGCGGAAACCACCAAGGCCTTCACCGACCACTTCGGCAATTTTGGCTATGCATTTGCGCGCGTGGATGCGGTGCCTGAAGTGGACCGCGACAACAACCGCGTGCACTTTGTGATCCGCTCGAACCCCTCGCGCCGTGCCTATGTGCGCCGCATCAACGTCAGCGGCAACGAGAAGACGCGCGACGAAGTCGTGCGCCGTGAATTCCGCCAGTACGAGTCCTCCTGGTATGACGGCGACAAGATCAAGCTGTCGCGTGACCGGGTCGACCGTCTGGGCTACTTCACCGAAGTCGATGTGGAGACCCTGGAAGTTCCTGGCTCGCCTGACCAGGTGGACCTGGTGGTGAACGTGAAGGAAAAGCCCACCGGCTCCATCCAGCTGGGTGCGGGTTTCTCGAGCGCCGAAAAGGTGACGCTGAGCTTTGGTATCAAGCAGGAAAACGTGTTTGGCTCGGGCAACTACCTGGGGCTGGATGTCAACACCAGCAAGTACAACCGCAATCTGGTGCTGAGCACCACCGACCCTTACTTCACGCAAGACGGTATTTCGCGCACTGTGGATCTGTACTACCGCACCAGTCGCCCCTACTCGTACTACTACGAAGGGGTTGGGAGTGTGAATACCAGCGATATGTACAAGATCGTGACGCAGGGTGCGTCCATCAAGTTTGGCGTGCCATTCAGCGAAATCGATACCGTATTTTTCGGCGTTGGTATTGAACAGACCCAGATCAAGAGTGGTTTGTACATGCCGGAGGCCTACCAGAATTACGTCAATGAATTCGGCTCTAACAGCACGTCCTTTCCATTGACCATGGGTTGGTCGCGCGATAGTCGCGACAGCGCTCTGGCGCCCAATTCGGGCCGTTACCAACGTTTGAATGCGGACTGGTCTGTGGCGGGTGACGCCCGCTATATTCGCGGTAATTACCAGTTCCAGCAGTATGTGCCGCTGACCAAGAGCTTTACCTTTGCCTTCAATGGTGAGCTGGGTTGGGGTAAGGGCCTGAATGGCCGTCCTTTCCCGCTGTTCAAGAACTTCTATTCGGGTGGTCTGGGCTCGGTGCGTGGCTTTGAGCAAGGCAGTCTGGGACCTATTGATGGAACGGGTTCTTACCTGGGGGGTAACAAGAAAGTCACTCTGAATGCCGAGTTCATTGCACCTTTCCCCGGTGCGGGCAATGACAAGACCCTGCGTTGGTTTACATTTGTCGACGTAGGCAATGTGTTTGGTGAAGGGGTGGGTGCTGAAGATTTCTCCGTCAGCAATTTGCGCGCCTCTGCAGGTCTGGGCTTGAGCTGGATTTCCCCGCTGGGTCCGCTGCGTCTGGCGTGGGCCAACCCGATTCGCAAGAAGTCGACCGACCGTTTGCAGAAAATTCAATTCCAGATCGGAACATCGTTTTAA
- a CDS encoding OmpH family outer membrane protein encodes MKIYQPIAVALLCGAAAVSAQAQDFKAGFVNTDRIFREANSAKAAQAKLEQEFAKRERELVDIGNRLKTDSEKFERDAPTMSEAQRSAKQRQLIEQDRTFQTKRREFQEDLNARKNEELSQVLDRANKVVMQVAEAEKYDVILQEAVYVNPKLDITDKVIKALNAAK; translated from the coding sequence ATGAAAATCTACCAACCTATCGCTGTTGCACTGCTGTGCGGTGCCGCTGCTGTGTCGGCTCAGGCACAGGATTTCAAGGCCGGTTTCGTCAATACCGACCGCATCTTCCGCGAAGCCAATTCCGCCAAGGCGGCCCAGGCCAAGCTGGAGCAGGAGTTTGCCAAGCGCGAGCGCGAGCTGGTCGATATCGGCAACCGTCTGAAGACCGATTCGGAAAAGTTCGAACGTGATGCGCCCACCATGTCGGAAGCCCAGCGCTCTGCCAAGCAGCGTCAGCTGATTGAGCAAGACCGCACCTTCCAGACCAAGCGCCGTGAATTTCAGGAAGACCTGAACGCCCGCAAGAACGAAGAGCTGTCGCAAGTGCTGGACCGCGCAAACAAGGTGGTCATGCAAGTGGCAGAGGCCGAAAAGTACGACGTGATCCTGCAAGAAGCGGTGTATGTCAACCCCAAGCTCGACATCACTGACAAGGTGATCAAAGCGCTGAACGCGGCCAAGTGA
- the lpxD gene encoding UDP-3-O-(3-hydroxymyristoyl)glucosamine N-acyltransferase produces the protein MSLTLGQIVDALGGALRGAAKTLEIQRIAPLESAEADAISFLSNPKYLHQLAASQAACVVVAPAQQDAAVARGACIVVDNPYLYFAQLTQLWKRMHAEAGVQGVHSTAVVHPQAKVHPSATIGPLCVVERGAEIGADTVLKSRVTISEYCVVGERCLLHPGVVIGADGFGFAQQQGQWVKIEQLGRVRIGSDVEIGANTCIDRGALDDTVIADGVKLDNLVQIGHNVQVGAHTAIAGNAGVAGSAQIGAHCSIGGASNILGHLTIGDGVAISPTSVVMRSVTQPGLYTGIFPLAANAQWEKNAATLKQLHALRERIKALEKALDAQRSPNGN, from the coding sequence GTGAGTTTGACATTAGGACAAATTGTCGATGCCTTGGGTGGAGCGCTGCGAGGGGCGGCCAAAACGCTGGAAATCCAGCGCATTGCCCCCCTCGAGTCTGCCGAGGCAGACGCCATCAGCTTTCTGAGCAACCCCAAGTATTTGCACCAGCTGGCCGCCTCCCAGGCGGCCTGTGTCGTTGTGGCGCCTGCACAGCAGGATGCAGCAGTGGCGCGCGGGGCATGCATCGTGGTGGACAACCCCTATCTGTACTTCGCGCAGCTGACCCAGCTGTGGAAGCGCATGCATGCCGAAGCCGGTGTGCAGGGCGTGCATTCCACGGCCGTGGTTCATCCCCAGGCCAAGGTACACCCCTCGGCCACCATCGGGCCGCTGTGCGTGGTGGAGCGGGGTGCAGAAATTGGTGCCGACACGGTGCTGAAGTCGCGCGTTACCATCAGCGAATACTGTGTGGTGGGGGAGCGCTGCCTGCTGCACCCCGGTGTGGTGATCGGTGCCGACGGCTTTGGATTTGCCCAGCAGCAAGGGCAGTGGGTGAAGATCGAGCAGCTGGGTCGGGTACGCATTGGCAGCGATGTGGAAATCGGTGCCAACACCTGTATCGACCGCGGTGCGCTGGACGATACCGTCATTGCCGATGGCGTGAAGCTGGACAACCTGGTGCAGATTGGTCACAACGTGCAGGTGGGGGCGCACACGGCGATTGCCGGCAACGCCGGTGTGGCGGGCAGCGCGCAGATTGGCGCGCATTGCAGCATTGGCGGAGCCTCCAATATCTTGGGGCATTTGACGATCGGCGATGGCGTAGCCATTTCTCCGACATCGGTGGTGATGCGTTCCGTGACGCAGCCAGGCCTGTACACTGGCATATTCCCATTGGCGGCCAATGCGCAATGGGAAAAGAATGCGGCGACACTCAAACAATTGCACGCACTGCGCGAGCGGATCAAGGCGCTGGAAAAAGCGTTGGATGCCCAGCGCAGCCCTAACGGAAATTGA
- the fabZ gene encoding 3-hydroxyacyl-ACP dehydratase FabZ yields MDIQGILKQLPHRYPFLLVDRVLELESNTRIKAIKNVTFNEPFFTGHFPGRPVMPGVLILEALAQAAGLLAFDAMGQVPDENNIYYFVGIDSARFKRPVVPGDQLALEITIDRVRGGIWKFNAVASVDGEVAAEAQLMCTMRHVG; encoded by the coding sequence ATGGATATTCAAGGAATTCTCAAGCAACTGCCCCACCGCTACCCTTTCTTGCTGGTGGACCGGGTGCTGGAGCTTGAGAGCAACACACGCATCAAGGCGATCAAGAACGTGACTTTCAACGAGCCGTTCTTCACCGGGCATTTCCCTGGTCGTCCCGTGATGCCCGGGGTGTTGATTTTGGAAGCCCTGGCGCAGGCCGCAGGCCTGCTGGCCTTTGATGCCATGGGCCAGGTGCCGGACGAAAACAACATCTACTACTTTGTCGGTATTGATTCGGCGCGCTTCAAGCGCCCCGTGGTGCCAGGAGACCAGCTGGCGCTGGAGATCACCATCGACCGTGTGCGCGGTGGTATCTGGAAGTTCAATGCTGTGGCCAGCGTGGACGGCGAAGTGGCTGCCGAAGCGCAGCTGATGTGCACCATGCGCCACGTGGGCTAA
- the lpxA gene encoding acyl-ACP--UDP-N-acetylglucosamine O-acyltransferase, translated as MVAASLIHPTAVVDPAAELDSSVSVGPYAVIGPQVRLGARTSVGAHCVIEGHTTIGCDNQIFQFASLGADPQDKKYAGEPTRLVMGDRNTVREFCTFNTGTAQDRGETTIGSDNWIMAYVHIAHDCIVGDNTTLANNTTLAGHVHVGDWVTVGGLTGVLQRMRIGAYAMVGFQAHVNKDVPPFMTVDGNPLAARSVNLIGLKRRGFSDVRIAAVREMHKLLYRQGLSLEAAMQAMDALKAEADAVQDVELMQGFLASAAYGITR; from the coding sequence ATGGTGGCGGCGAGTCTTATTCACCCCACCGCAGTGGTGGACCCTGCGGCTGAGCTTGATTCATCGGTATCGGTGGGGCCTTATGCCGTCATCGGGCCCCAGGTGCGCCTGGGTGCTCGCACTTCGGTGGGGGCGCATTGCGTCATTGAGGGTCACACCACCATCGGTTGTGACAACCAGATCTTCCAGTTTGCTTCCCTGGGTGCAGACCCCCAGGACAAGAAGTACGCGGGAGAGCCCACGCGGCTGGTGATGGGCGACCGCAATACCGTGCGCGAGTTCTGTACCTTCAACACCGGTACCGCGCAGGATCGGGGTGAGACCACCATAGGTTCGGACAACTGGATCATGGCCTATGTGCACATCGCACATGACTGCATCGTGGGCGACAACACCACCTTGGCCAATAACACCACATTGGCGGGCCATGTGCATGTGGGCGACTGGGTGACCGTGGGTGGCCTGACTGGCGTGCTGCAGCGCATGCGCATAGGCGCCTATGCCATGGTGGGTTTCCAGGCCCATGTGAACAAGGATGTACCGCCGTTTATGACGGTGGATGGCAATCCACTGGCGGCGCGCAGCGTGAACCTGATCGGCCTCAAGCGCCGCGGCTTTTCGGATGTCCGCATTGCCGCCGTGCGCGAGATGCACAAGCTGCTCTATCGCCAGGGCTTGTCGCTGGAAGCGGCCATGCAGGCCATGGATGCACTCAAGGCCGAAGCCGACGCCGTGCAAGACGTGGAACTGATGCAGGGCTTTCTGGCCTCTGCTGCCTACGGCATCACACGCTAG